One genomic region from Methanorbis furvi encodes:
- a CDS encoding VOC family protein — MKFLGPLIVVKDIAASVQFYQNLFDLEVAYDFGENVSFTNGISLQSVASFARLTGVSDDTILCRPHNMELYFEEEEFDLFLSRLKAMPEINYVHEMIEHSWGQRVVRMYDPNLHIIEVGESMEMVIRRCLASGMSVSETAAKTQHPVEMVERVAFGNANKRESHAFHTPFRRV; from the coding sequence ATGAAGTTTCTCGGTCCGTTAATTGTGGTAAAGGATATCGCTGCGTCAGTGCAGTTTTATCAGAATCTGTTTGACCTTGAGGTTGCGTATGATTTCGGTGAGAACGTCTCCTTCACGAACGGCATTTCCTTGCAGTCAGTTGCATCGTTTGCTCGTCTGACGGGAGTGAGTGATGATACGATTCTCTGCCGGCCGCATAATATGGAACTCTATTTTGAGGAGGAGGAGTTCGATCTGTTTTTGTCACGCCTGAAGGCGATGCCTGAGATCAACTATGTCCATGAAATGATTGAGCATTCGTGGGGCCAGCGGGTTGTGCGGATGTATGATCCGAATCTGCATATTATCGAGGTCGGCGAGAGTATGGAGATGGTTATCCGCCGCTGTCTTGCGAGTGGGATGAGTGTTTCAGAGACTGCGGCAAAGACCCAGCATCCAGTTGAGATGGTGGAGAGGGTGGCGTTTGGAAACGCGAATAAACGCGAATCGCATGCCTTCCACACGCCGTTCCGTCGTGTTTAA